Genomic window (Procambarus clarkii isolate CNS0578487 chromosome 72, FALCON_Pclarkii_2.0, whole genome shotgun sequence):
tctacttttacagaactcgtcaacctgatgcttgttgaagaattcttgagacgtgtgccgcctcctgtccgcctctacttagcagataaagaagaaaccgactacctgaagtgtgctaagtcggctgacacttacagcctcatccaccggctgacacctgaaccatcctccagtaagaagtcgtggtacagttacgagaaggtgagccccgatcaagctggttcacaactgtactgcaagtattgtagactctatggacataccatagacaagtgtggtaagtctcaatacaagggaaccactgaccaacaacgacccaaaccaactcctcctaagtccggtaagcctgtgatgaatgttggtgttgatgttaatgatctttctcttttcagtaaccacctgtatactggaactgtctctgccaacggttcaaatccggagggacgtttcaaattgaagatcttgagggacacagcggctctacaatcgatcatcttgaagtcggctgtgcccaacatagtctacaccggggaaacagtcttcatcactgacctcactgctaccactccataccctctcgccagagtccacctggattgtccctacgtgaacggggaagtccaagtcgccgtcagggaaaagccttttcccatgcctggagtgcaacttctcctaggcaacgacttggcagaagacctgcaaccgaccaacctgatcgtcatggacaaaccccaggtgtgtaactctgtgccaataaatcctattcttgagtatgttccagcagaggttcaagagagtgatgaagtttctcctccggttctcgtgaccacccgtgcacaagccgcacgtccacagccagctgactctactgctaccgctgtccctcaagaccctcagaaactacccccgcatctgaccaagttggagttccgtaagttgcagagggaagatcttactttaacaccattgtttttccaggctgagactcaacccgacagtattcctgggttcttcctagagaacgacttgctctaccgcagatatagacccagtaaactgaaggaggaggacgattgggccaacatcgaacaacttgtgattcccaccagcctgcggcccactattctacacctggcccacggagcattctcccactacggcttcaacaagacttaccatgggattcgccaagactactactggccaggtatggtaaataacgtcaaacagtacgtaaaacagtgtcatacatgtcagatggcaggcaaaccgaacgtctccattcccagagcaccactgattcccatacaggtgcctgcggaacctttccacagactcataatagactgtgttggtcctttacctcggaccagttcaggtaacgcctacatcctaaccatcctgtgtcctaccaccagatttcccatagcagttccagtgaagaacatcacggctgctacggttatcaaacatctattgaagatcttcactcaatacggatttcccagggagattcaaagtgactgtggcaccaacttcaccagtgatctcttcaaaaggacactggaggagttcaacatcaaacaggtattgtccagcccctatcatcctgcttcacagggttctcttgaacgtagtcatcagaccatcaaagcactcttgaaaaagttttgtagtgaaacctcaaaggattgggataagcagattgacctaataatgtgtattttcagaagtctccccaatgagtccctaggagtatctccttatgagatgctctacggccgtaagtgccgtactccccttaaggctttcaaagactctctaagagatgccaccttcagtgagcatcagaatgtgccccagtttcttcaaaaccttcaacacattctagagagagtccaccgctttgcccatgataatctattgaaagcccaggtgagaatgaagactcattacgaccagaccagcaaagtaagaaaattcaagccgggagacttcgtccttgcctattttcctatcccaggttcacctttacaaaacaaattttcaggaccctactgcgtcaaagagtgcagaaacaacaacacatacgtcatagagactccagataggcggcggaagacccagctgtgccacgtcaacctcctgaagcaatataatggtactcctcccactgtcttgactaactattccacattcacagaaccctacatccacagtgagaccttcccagcttctcctcccgaaagcactgacaaggagtcggcgctttctaattccaaaatccttaatgatcttcccaaatgctttcaggataataatcgtgctcctttgccctcttctaattccactctcacctcgtcagataagcccttcatcctccatgtcgacgccaatggtaccgacgatggtggtgtcgtgatgcagcaacgaggcgagaagaatacacctgtcagcaactactgctacaaggaacgacggaacaattggcaaggagctactcttcctcatcctgaagcttcagcacttcactccacacctgaaaagtgctcggtccaccatcaatacggaccacaccaccctatacctcctgcagcacgcccacttctcatctcaacgtcttctactatgggcttgctaactgcagaaattcaacctggagacacgctataccaagagtctgacaacatcttagcccatgatctctccagagtttatgaagtagaagcaactccatctaatactccaccacataacgacgtacttcttccagaaccgcaggcttcgggggagagttgtgacgataatctccttcaagagattgagcctgctcttcccttcataattacgtcgtcacaattatataatacgactatggaagaaatgtccaacaacgacaacaacaccagcaaggcttgccagggtgagcaaaacgtatgcagccagccacctgttcggacccaaatcaccaaactacccgttgatcgctacgactccgctgattggtcgccggtctggctgcacctgcctcgccccccccaatactacctgatgtctggggtcgccccaacatcagtctgcagaatgttcagtgctttcgtagccagcactcctcccagctagacgttagcgtgtactgagagaggtggtggctttaagccaatattccagcacctcccacttacctttgtgttgcacttcttgttattttgccttaacgtaacttttcattgtgtcatttaagtattcttattattttgattcattgattttattataagaatttgtttgtgcattattttcatgttttgatttatttaacgtaattaaaatttcattgttaaagttttacttgtgttttgtgtgtcttctccttaccttaccacagacgaagttccattttttctatttttttttataactatgtgacgaggccatacccctagccttaaacagccgaacaccaacgcgttaccgtcacaatatatatatatatatatatatatatatatatatatatatatatatatatatatatatatatatatatatatatatatatatatatatatattaaattattgttgactcgagctccttttttatctgtgatataaatgctaaaattatattgatctcattttcaattacatcagttagaatattatctctgtgtgatgttaatgtttcactaaaggcttcctcaagaactgttggagtataattcaacaaatgaaggcaaccataattatgaacatgttgagccacattacatttgatttcatctgtatggaatgaactgtaaataatctgtgcatgacataaaccatatggattctggcaattcagttgttgattaacattattagataatggtgatggtggagatgatgttagttcaagttgagatggtggttgggaagaagaaggtagtctaggattatgaataggttttcgtgatgtaactttatatggattttgggagtgagtgggttttaaggtaatattcccttgtaaggtcaaataattgcgtaccaatgtatgttgtttatgtataactcctccaccattagcaatccatataatagttacaaatagagagtgtaacatatcgagaagtagacgacaattactttgagctaaataattatgatatattttgaagtctttgctacctattattaaattttctttgcatttaactttgattctatttagagtattactttcaatattttcaatattttcagtacgttgtattaaagattggggatgaaacacaatatctttaatttttttggtttctgcatgaggtgaaaataaataatgaaggagactaaatgacataatataaaatttccctgtttcagaaaccagcaaacgatatggatgtattagatagggaaaatatttaattatattaaatacttggtgaattttattgatcaaatcgctcaattgggttaaatatattaaacgcttagaaatagaaaataaatcacacaagcccaaaatgggacgaattcccaataaatcattattatgatctttactatcaattgcacaatcattagttcctagcttccacatattatcaaacatttctaccgatcgaccatctataagtctaaatctgtgagagggatttgcaacaagggaatttagatcatgttcatttaagagataaagtggcgtaatattattcttgaaaccacctaagagtaaatcagctgtaatttggccattggtttcgtgagaaaaaatatgatgagggctaatgtatattatctgaatttctttaggtataattttctttgaaagataaagtgaatctaatgactggcccagtaaacctagtggcttcatttcacataatacaggatgtatatggagtatattatcttttccataatattggaatgaagaaaaatttgaaagttttaaacataaattttgattcataattagagttaggcctagtaaaaacttgtcattgatcttattattatcaattagaagatttttattcattttttttttataacctataccaatttctttctatgattaaatagttgttttctttgtttatttgtgtatttgagatttaccataatttttctgaaataaattctaaatagcccactggtgtgaagctggtacaacacactagtgtgtctggttactggtacaacacactagtgtctctggtgactggatcacttatcagtgatctgtctggctcccctggtataaatatacaaaaacagagctgtggtaaacacctacagtaacagaccatggtaaatttatagaagaaaattgaaaatatattttcaaaaattatggtaaataaataaatatatagttgtattagaattttttcattatatatgaagttattcttattataacaaaacagggttcacatgaaaaccacatagatatagcagactggatgattctatttattaaaaaatattttacagattgtctgtcatataaaccataaaggtatttttatggttaggtatttagtagtgtcaatatcgcagccttacctaaatatctatatgaccaaacctaaaatcaaccctacctaaatatgaactgatttaaaaaaaaaatatatatatatatatagttcaatttaaaatgaacatatcatagaattttttagcctttgaatattcaagaaaggtacacctaacacttgtaaatgtaatttttcctgtatttatgaaaccattgaccagtccttgttcagtagtcactgtcccgataatcacttccgaacatgagtattgaatatcaatctgacttcctgttcgttggttatcattgactataacaggatgtccaaacatgtaatcaccacgttcattatgggttaaaacattaaatttcctaagggtatcatgtgaatatgctggatctcttaacaatgataaacataaatttatataagtgtctcgctttagtggaatagttgatctcatattccagcaatcttccaactcggagatgatataaattttccttttaccatgaataccatggacactgataagcatgtccaccactttcttcactcgctcattaattaaaagttcaaaaaatttatcatcaaaagtgggatttttcttgataattttaggggttttgttgattttggtgattttggaggacgataccatgatgattattgctagaatatcctcctgaaaaaaacatgaaaataacatgtttagaaaatagatctaaatgggaccaaaccatactattcatgtcatatatacaccaattccattccattttagtttgactgaaataactacttgccttttagtgccactagttatccttgtgatgagtctaggaaccttaatggttatatcttggtacagaacccatattttatatctttggaaaaaaaaaatatatatataatattattcaaaagtacataatgttattacacaatctttatcttgcgattatatcaattaaaatagtatatttataaatcaaaaagaatatcctgacagaatacgtctacatcccggagaagtaaagtctatagattccacttattctgttatttattcgttgttaatcaaaaaacccatttcaaattttaatttcaaacacttgacatgaaggtagacttggaggtttatgtgtactagcatgttttaaatttatctttatatacattatcttccatacatgattatttggactgcataccatacccgtttcttgttcaaaaattcccacacatgagtttcggatatgtatggtgccacaacaactgattttgaccataccaaaattggattgataagcttgtattccattttctaaattaggactgaactgaatcttatactcttgaaat
Coding sequences:
- the LOC138356486 gene encoding uncharacterized protein, with the translated sequence MCIFRSLPNESLGVSPYEMLYGRKCRTPLKAFKDSLRDATFSEHQNVPQFLQNLQHILERVHRFAHDNLLKAQVRMKTHYDQTSKVRKFKPGDFVLAYFPIPGSPLQNKFSGPYCVKECRNNNTYVIETPDRRRKTQLCHVNLLKQYNGTPPTVLTNYSTFTEPYIHSETFPASPPESTDKESALSNSKILNDLPKCFQDNNRAPLPSSNSTLTSSDKPFILHVDANGTDDGGVVMQQRGEKNTPVSNYCYKERRNNWQGATLPHPEASALHSTPEKCSVHHQYGPHHPIPPAARPLLISTSSTMGLLTAEIQPGDTLYQESDNILAHDLSRVYEVEATPSNTPPHNDVLLPEPQASGESCDDNLLQEIEPALPFIITSSQLYNTTMEEMSNNDNNTSKACQGEQNVCSQPPVRTQITKLPVDRYDSADWSPVWLHLPRPPQYYLMSGVAPTSVCRMFSAFVASTPPS